In Cicer arietinum cultivar CDC Frontier isolate Library 1 chromosome 1, Cicar.CDCFrontier_v2.0, whole genome shotgun sequence, one DNA window encodes the following:
- the LOC101512665 gene encoding cinnamoyl-CoA reductase 1, which translates to MANQNNEEVVCVTGANGFIGSWLIRTLLENQNPRYTSIHATIFPGSDPSHLFTLHPEANSRITVFPLNILDSHAVSRAVEHCTGVFHVASPCTLEDPTDPQKELLDPAVRGTLNVLEAAKRVGVKRVVLTSSISAMVPNPNWPEKKAVDESCWTDVDYCSSRGKWYPVSKTMAEKAAWEFSEKHGVDVVAVHPGTCLGPLLQKEMNASSAVLQRLMMGSEDTQECYWLGSVHVKDVARAHVLVYETPTASGRYLCTNGIYQFSSFATVVSELYPDFPIHRFPEETQPGLTPCKDAARRLIDLGLVFTPVQDAIREAAESLIAKGFLQRPPLQN; encoded by the exons ATGGCTAACCAAAACAACGAAGAAGTTGTGTGCGTAACAGGAGCAAACGGTTTCATCGGTTCATGGCTAATTCGAACCCTCTTAGAGAATCAAAACCCACGCTACACTTCAATCCACGCCACAATCTTCCCTGGTTCCGACCCTTCCCATCTCTTCACACTCCATCCCGAAGCAAATTCCCGCATCACAGTCTTCCCTTTAAACATTCTCGACTCACACGCCGTCTCACGCGCCGTCGAACATTGTACCGGCGTATTCCACGTCGCATCCCCATGTACACTCGAAGACCCAACCGATCCTCAAAAGGAACTACTAGACCCCGCTGTACGCGGAACCCTAAACGTTCTAGAAGCAGCAAAGCGCGTTGGAGTAAAGCGCGTGGTTCTCACTTCCTCGATTTCCGCCATGGTTCCGAACCCTAATTGGCCGGAGAAAAAGGCAGTTGACGAGTCATGTTGGACCGACGTTGATTACTGTTCTTCCCGGGGGAAATGGTATCCGGTGTCGAAGACGATGGCGGAGAAGGCGGCGTGGGAGTTTAGTGAGAAACACGGTGTTGATGTGGTGGCGGTTCATCCGGGGACGTGTTTGGGGCCGCTTCTTCAGAAGGAGATGAATGCGAGTTCGGCGGTGTTGCAGAGGTTGATGATGGGGTCGGAGGATACGCAGGAGTGTTATTGGTTGGGTAGTGTTCATGTGAAGGATGTTGCTAGAGCTCATGTTTTGGTTTATGAGACTCCAACTGCTTCTGGTAGATATCTTTGTACAAATGGTATATATCAGTTTTCTAGTTTTGCTACCGTTGTTTCTGAATTGTACCCTGATTTTCCTATTCACAG ATTTCCAGAGGAAACTCAACCTGGTTTGACACCATGTAAAGATGCAGCAAGAAGGCTAATAGACTTGGGATTAGTCTTCACACCCGTTCAAGATGCTATTAGAGAAGCAGCAGAGAGCCTTATAGCTAAAGGCTTCCTACAGAGACCACCCttacaaaattag
- the LOC101511910 gene encoding uncharacterized protein yields the protein MDKVVEEVEKVKREWNEAYVKTQNHINEIGEYGKSGRSKEDEKNSLARLNGIAQDGLALLSSLHFNLDLLAPQLPTQQQVESARELFQSWKTLTQNLRLSLRNANLQAKANLRKAAQEERELLLGGGEESTVRRRNLQTKAGMTSAAESITESLRRTRQLMVQEVERNTSTLMTLDESTGVLKKAESEYKGHRSLLMRTRNLLSTMQRQDIIDRVILGVGFFLFSLAVLYVVSKRVGILTLQRKVTEAIKAGVVGQAGLRPQAVAHDINLHQVRVDRVHNIEAPLEQQIHDEL from the exons ATGGACAAGGTTGTGGAGGAAGTTGAAAAGGTGAAAAGGGAATGGAACGAAGCATACGTCAAAACACAAAACCACATTAACGAGATTGGAGAGTACGGTAAGTCAGGAAGATCCAAAGAAGATGAAAAGAATTCACTTGCTAGATTGAACGGTATTGCTCAAGATGGTTTAGCACTTCTTTCTTCTTTGCATTTCAACCTCGATCTTCTCGCTCCTCAGTTGCCTACTCAACAACAAGTTGAATCTGCTCGTGAATTGTTTCAATCTTGGAAAACCCTAACTCAAAA TTTGCGGTTAAGTTTGAGGAATGCTAATCTACAAGCCAAGGCTAACTTGAGGAAAGCTGCTCAGGAGGAG AGAGAACTACTTCTAGGCGGTGGAGAGGAGTCCACAGTTCGCAGACGCAATTTGCA GACTAAAGCTGGAATGACATCTGCAGCAGAGAGCATCACAGAAAGCCTCCGCCGTACTCGTCAGTTGATGGTTCAG GAAGTTGAAAGAAACACAAGCACACTTATGACTCTTG ATGAATCAACTGGAGTGTTAAAAAAGGCTGAAAGTGAATATAAAGGGCACCGGTCATTGTTGATGAGAACTAGAAATCTTCTCTCCACAATGCAGCGTCAAGATATCATAGACAG GGTGATACTTGGGGTTGGCTTTTTCTTGTTCTCCCTTGCTGTTCTTTATGTTGTTTCCAAGCGTGTTGGAATACTTACATTGCAGAGAAAGGTTACTGAGGCCATAAAGGCCGGCGTGGTGGGGCAGGCAGGGCTAAGACCCCAAGCTGTTGCACATGACATAAATCTACATCAAGTTAGAGTTGATCGTGTTCATAATATAGAGGCTCCTTTAGAACAACAAATACATGATGAACTTTGA